The genome window GGAATCAACGACTATGACGTTCGCAGGGCCTCAGGAGCCGCGTCGGCCGGCACTCGAAGTGATCCCGCTCGGCGGGCTCGGCGAATTCGGCATGAACATGATGGCGATCTACTGGGGCGACACGCTGGTCCTGGTGGACGCGGGCGTCATGTTCCCGGATCCGGAATTGCTCGGCGTCGATCTCGTGATTCCGGACCTGACGTATCTCGAGCAGCGCGGCATCAAGGCGAGCGCCCTCGTGCTGACTCACGGCCACGAAGACCACATCGGCGCGGTGCCGCACGTGATGCGCCTGGTGGACGGCCCAATCTACGCGACGCCCTTCACGCTGGCGCTGGTGCGGGCCAAATTGCAGGAGCACCGCATCGCGTTCGACGGGCGGCTCATCGCGGTGCGGCCCCGCGGAACGATCGCCGTCGGCGAACTCGTGCTGGAATTCCTGCACGTCACGCACAGCATCCCGGACGCCATCGCGCTGGCCGTGCATTCGCCGGTTGGCACGATCATCCACACGGGCGATTTCAAGATCGATCAAACGCCGCTCGATGGCGAGCACTTCGATTTTCACCGGTTTGCGGAGCTCGGGGCCCGGGGTGTGCTGGCGCTGTTTGCGGACAGCACGAACATCGAACGTCCCGGGTACACCGGATCGGAACTCGACATCGTGGAGGCGTTCGAGGAACTGTTCGCCAGTACGCGCGGCAAACTCGTCGTGACGTCGTTTGCGACGAGCATCTACCGCATGCAGATCCTGGCGAACCTGGCGCACGAGTTCGGCCGGAAGCTGGCGTTCGTGGGGCGAGGCATGATCGAGCACTCGCAGATCGCGCAGGAACTGGGTCACCTGCAGATCCCCCCGGGCATCCTCATCCGGGAGTCGGACGTACGGAATCACCCGGCACGGCAGGTGCTGTGCATGACCACGGGCAGCCAGGGCGAGCCGATGGCGGCGCTCTCGCGTATCGCCGTCAACGACCATCGCCACGTCAGCATCGAACCTGGCGACCGCGTGGTCTTCTCGGCCCGTGCCATCCCGGGCAACGACCGGGCGATCGACCGCGTGATCAACCACCTGGCAAGGCGTGGCGCGGATGTGGTGACGGAAGCGAC of Vicinamibacterales bacterium contains these proteins:
- a CDS encoding ribonuclease J — its product is MTFAGPQEPRRPALEVIPLGGLGEFGMNMMAIYWGDTLVLVDAGVMFPDPELLGVDLVIPDLTYLEQRGIKASALVLTHGHEDHIGAVPHVMRLVDGPIYATPFTLALVRAKLQEHRIAFDGRLIAVRPRGTIAVGELVLEFLHVTHSIPDAIALAVHSPVGTIIHTGDFKIDQTPLDGEHFDFHRFAELGARGVLALFADSTNIERPGYTGSELDIVEAFEELFASTRGKLVVTSFATSIYRMQILANLAHEFGRKLAFVGRGMIEHSQIAQELGHLQIPPGILIRESDVRNHPARQVLCMTTGSQGEPMAALSRIAVNDHRHVSIEPGDRVVFSARAIPGNDRAIDRVINHLARRGADVVTEATKHVHVSGHGSEEELKLMLSIVRPRYFVPIHGEYRQRSRYARLAERLAGASPARLGVLLIENGDVVRLDGETGQVAARVPTGRVLIDGPGIGEVADEVLRDRRHLAADGLVVPVLAINKQTGGIEGVPDIITRGLVLEPNADEQLREAGRIIVEVLDAISAEERTDRGLVQEKIRVELRRFFRKHSNRRPLVLPVIMEI